A genomic stretch from Candidatus Thermoplasmatota archaeon includes:
- a CDS encoding sodium-translocating pyrophosphatase: VGILGAADNVNAVLPGDAAATFDASGFVLPLAIAGLGAICAVIGTFFVRTSEQADMGRLLWALRAGIFGAGALVLIATAALISMMGLDFNLFWAVLVGLVAGQVIGTATEYYTAYEYSPTQQLAAQAVSGTGPVIIGGLALGMLSTVVPLLTIAGAIWLTYQLAGLYGVALSAVGMLSTLGITLATDAYGPVADNAGGIAEQAHLPPEVRERTDALDSLGNTTAATGKGFAIGSAVLTALALMVSYSQTTRVTTFDLLDVRVLIGLLIGSLMPFLFSALAMGAVGRAAMKMVEEVRRQFREIPGIMEGTTPPDAAGAVRIATDGAIREMVLPGAIAVIVPILVGIVLGAAALGGLLIGSIGAGALLALMMANAGGAWDNAKKYIEKGHHGGKRSEAHRAAVVGDTVGDPFKDTAGPAINPLIKAINTISVIFAALFVAFMSL, from the coding sequence GTCGGCATTCTCGGCGCGGCCGACAACGTCAATGCGGTGCTGCCCGGCGATGCCGCGGCCACCTTTGACGCGAGCGGCTTCGTGCTGCCGCTGGCGATCGCGGGCCTCGGCGCCATCTGCGCCGTCATCGGGACCTTCTTCGTGCGGACGAGCGAGCAGGCCGACATGGGCCGGCTGCTGTGGGCGCTCCGCGCCGGCATCTTCGGCGCCGGCGCGCTCGTGCTGATCGCCACGGCGGCGCTGATCTCGATGATGGGTCTCGACTTCAACCTCTTCTGGGCCGTGCTGGTGGGCCTCGTGGCAGGACAGGTGATCGGAACCGCGACGGAGTACTACACCGCCTACGAATACTCGCCGACGCAGCAGCTGGCGGCGCAGGCGGTTTCGGGCACCGGGCCCGTGATTATCGGCGGGCTGGCGTTGGGCATGCTCTCGACGGTCGTTCCACTGCTCACGATTGCCGGCGCGATCTGGCTGACGTACCAGCTCGCGGGCCTGTACGGTGTGGCGCTGTCCGCGGTCGGCATGCTGTCGACCCTCGGCATCACGCTCGCGACCGATGCGTACGGCCCGGTGGCCGACAACGCCGGCGGTATCGCGGAGCAGGCGCACCTTCCGCCGGAAGTGCGCGAGCGCACCGACGCCCTCGACTCGCTTGGCAACACCACGGCGGCCACGGGGAAGGGGTTCGCGATCGGTTCCGCCGTTCTCACCGCGCTGGCGCTCATGGTGTCGTACTCGCAGACCACGCGCGTGACAACGTTCGATCTGCTCGACGTGCGGGTGTTGATTGGGCTGCTGATCGGTTCGCTCATGCCGTTCCTCTTCAGCGCACTCGCGATGGGTGCGGTCGGCCGTGCCGCGATGAAGATGGTGGAGGAAGTGCGGCGCCAGTTCCGCGAGATTCCGGGAATCATGGAAGGCACGACGCCGCCCGACGCCGCGGGCGCGGTGCGCATCGCAACGGACGGCGCCATCCGGGAAATGGTCCTGCCAGGCGCGATTGCGGTCATCGTGCCGATCCTGGTCGGCATTGTGCTCGGCGCGGCGGCGCTGGGCGGCCTGCTGATCGGCTCGATCGGTGCCGGGGCGCTGCTCGCCCTGATGATGGCGAACGCAGGCGGCGCCTGGGACAATGCGAAGAAATACATCGAGAAGGGACACCACGGCGGCAAGCGCTCGGAGGCGCACCGTGCGGCGGTCGTCGGCGACACCGTCGGCGACCCCTTCAAGGACACCGCGGGACCCGCGATCAACCCGCTCATCAAGGCCATAAACACGATCAGCGTCATCTTCGCGGCGCTCTTCGTGGCCTTCATGAGCCTCTGA
- a CDS encoding DNA-directed RNA polymerase, translating into MYQMVQMEDTVRIPPSELGEDQDAVVKTLVHREFEGRLNKKHGFTVLAADIERLGEGRLVHGDGAVYQRVRFNALTFKPEVGEIVEGTICEVVEFGAFVRFGPLDGLLHMSQIMNDYLNVDLGQERLVGKETGRTLAIGDRVRARLVTVSLNELSPRESKIGLTMRQPGLGKIEWLEEDRDPNAPKPVRQGGGGRGGPRGGGRGPRGPPRGDGGN; encoded by the coding sequence ATGTACCAGATGGTCCAGATGGAAGACACGGTCCGCATCCCGCCGAGCGAGCTCGGCGAGGACCAGGACGCGGTCGTCAAGACCCTCGTCCACCGCGAGTTCGAGGGACGCCTCAACAAGAAGCACGGCTTCACCGTCCTCGCCGCCGACATCGAGCGGCTCGGCGAGGGCCGCCTCGTGCACGGCGACGGCGCCGTGTACCAGCGCGTGCGCTTCAACGCCCTCACGTTCAAGCCCGAAGTCGGCGAGATCGTGGAAGGCACCATCTGCGAAGTCGTCGAATTCGGCGCCTTCGTGCGCTTCGGCCCCCTCGACGGCCTGCTGCACATGTCGCAGATCATGAACGACTACCTCAACGTCGACCTCGGCCAGGAGCGCCTCGTCGGCAAGGAGACGGGCCGCACGCTCGCGATCGGCGACCGCGTGCGCGCGCGTCTCGTCACCGTCTCGCTCAACGAGCTCTCGCCGCGCGAGAGCAAGATCGGCCTCACGATGCGCCAGCCCGGCCTCGGCAAGATCGAGTGGCTCGAGGAAGACCGCGACCCGAACGCGCCGAAGCCGGTGCGCCAGGGCGGCGGCGGCCGCGGCGGTCCCCGCGGCGGCGGACGCGGACCCCGCGGCCCCCCGCGCGGCGACGGAGGCAACTGA
- the spt4 gene encoding transcription elongation factor subunit Spt4 has product MRACRDCHSLAEGDACPACKSTNLSKDWTGYVVVLDPKQSIIAQKMNIDTAGKYALKVR; this is encoded by the coding sequence ATGCGCGCCTGCCGCGACTGCCACAGCCTCGCCGAGGGCGACGCGTGCCCCGCCTGCAAGTCCACGAACCTTTCGAAGGACTGGACGGGCTACGTCGTCGTGCTCGACCCGAAGCAGAGCATCATCGCCCAGAAGATGAACATCGACACCGCGGGCAAGTACGCCCTCAAGGTGCGCTGA